From Micromonospora rhizosphaerae, the proteins below share one genomic window:
- a CDS encoding carboxypeptidase-like regulatory domain-containing protein produces MSTHRRAWKHRAGVVVALVVGALLAVPATPALAAEATVSPRSVTVNAGSDATVSVTITPDLSDKGGDISLTGLPSGVSCTSGCGSFQFNGPPGSSRTVLLTLKANDNAADASASVTVRVVPDSSGPATPTFSLTVKAKAAAPPPQDQTVQSVSGKVVIASNGDPVPNATVMLLDSQQHRYSATSDSSGNYRFSGSASNPITPGRIELGASKNVNGKDVYATKTVNASAGQSLTGQRISLDIKVQASPSASASASEEALATDEATEEATEEASTEAGPGQQAAANDDSGGSWLLILLGGLFVAVGVGTIVLLYMRRKNEGDDGDGDAVGVGPGPVPGARGGYRGADDQTRVVNGMGAGAAPTMVGGNSLSDAPTMMHRPVVDDVPPDPYGAPPPAYGSGGQQGWAGSGYGNETAAQGGYGGGYGNAPSSGGGYGNAPSSGGGYGNAPSSGGGYGSRDYGAGAAGYPPAQGGGGYGEPTQGAGGYGERYDEPTGRYTGDSTAYTPPADPYPTSTYQPQADQGRGYGQQDAGQYGRGPEPTNGYSAGGGYGAPAGGGYDGGQRGYDGYDQRGGYGDGYDQQQSGGYGQPGGYGQEPPQQRGGGYDNHGYEQGGYYGDPAQAGRGRPDGPQERAGRRLDWLDD; encoded by the coding sequence GTGTCAACACACCGACGTGCCTGGAAGCATCGGGCCGGTGTGGTCGTAGCGCTGGTTGTCGGCGCTCTGCTCGCCGTCCCCGCCACACCAGCCCTGGCCGCGGAGGCAACGGTCAGCCCCCGCTCGGTCACGGTCAACGCCGGCAGCGACGCCACGGTGAGTGTCACCATCACGCCCGACCTGAGCGACAAGGGCGGCGACATCAGCCTGACCGGCCTGCCGTCGGGAGTCAGCTGCACCAGCGGCTGCGGCAGCTTCCAGTTCAACGGGCCGCCCGGGTCGTCCAGGACGGTCCTGCTGACCCTGAAGGCGAACGACAACGCGGCCGACGCCAGCGCCAGCGTGACCGTGCGGGTCGTCCCGGACAGCTCGGGCCCCGCCACGCCGACGTTCTCGCTGACGGTGAAGGCGAAGGCAGCGGCGCCTCCACCGCAGGACCAGACCGTCCAGTCGGTCTCCGGCAAGGTGGTCATCGCGAGCAACGGCGATCCGGTGCCGAACGCCACCGTGATGCTGCTCGACTCGCAGCAGCACCGCTACAGCGCCACCAGCGACAGCAGCGGCAACTACCGGTTCAGCGGCTCCGCCTCCAACCCGATCACCCCGGGCCGGATCGAGCTGGGCGCGAGCAAGAACGTGAACGGGAAGGACGTCTACGCCACCAAGACGGTCAACGCGAGCGCGGGGCAGAGCCTGACCGGCCAGCGGATCAGCCTGGACATCAAGGTCCAGGCCAGCCCGAGCGCCAGCGCGTCGGCGAGCGAGGAGGCCTTGGCGACCGACGAGGCGACCGAGGAAGCCACGGAGGAGGCGTCCACCGAGGCCGGGCCCGGCCAGCAGGCCGCCGCCAACGACGACTCCGGCGGCTCCTGGCTGCTGATCCTGCTCGGCGGTCTCTTCGTGGCTGTCGGTGTCGGCACCATCGTGCTGCTCTACATGCGGCGCAAGAACGAGGGCGACGACGGCGACGGGGACGCGGTCGGCGTCGGCCCCGGCCCCGTGCCAGGCGCCCGGGGCGGCTACCGGGGTGCGGACGACCAGACCCGGGTGGTGAACGGGATGGGCGCCGGGGCGGCGCCGACGATGGTCGGCGGCAACTCGCTGAGCGACGCGCCGACCATGATGCACCGCCCGGTCGTCGACGACGTTCCGCCGGACCCGTACGGCGCTCCTCCGCCCGCGTACGGCTCGGGTGGGCAACAGGGTTGGGCCGGCAGCGGCTACGGCAACGAGACGGCCGCTCAGGGCGGCTACGGCGGCGGCTACGGCAACGCTCCCTCCTCCGGCGGCGGCTACGGCAACGCCCCGTCGTCGGGCGGCGGCTACGGCAACGCGCCCTCGTCCGGGGGTGGCTACGGCAGCCGGGACTACGGTGCCGGCGCCGCGGGCTACCCGCCGGCCCAGGGCGGTGGCGGCTACGGGGAGCCGACCCAGGGCGCCGGCGGCTACGGCGAGCGGTACGACGAGCCGACCGGCCGCTACACCGGTGACAGCACGGCGTACACCCCGCCGGCCGACCCGTACCCGACCAGCACCTACCAGCCCCAGGCGGACCAGGGGCGGGGCTACGGTCAGCAGGACGCCGGCCAGTACGGCCGCGGTCCCGAGCCGACCAACGGCTACAGCGCGGGCGGCGGGTACGGCGCTCCGGCCGGCGGCGGCTACGACGGCGGCCAGCGGGGCTACGACGGCTACGACCAGCGCGGCGGCTACGGAGACGGCTACGACCAGCAGCAGTCGGGCGGCTACGGCCAGCCGGGCGGCTACGGCCAGGAGCCGCCGCAGCAGCGCGGCGGCGGCTACGACAACCACGGCTACGAGCAGGGTGGCTACTACGGCGACCCGGCGCAGGCCGGCCGGGGCCGTCCGGACGGGCCGCAGGAGCGGGCCGGTCGCCGGCTGGACTGGCTGGACGACTGA
- the purL gene encoding phosphoribosylformylglycinamidine synthase subunit PurL, with protein sequence MTTHPDPAVRETPAAPPEPGAATVVPQAGPVDAVQHAGPADDWVLGVDTVSRAAGTAEELQPYAELGLRDDEYDRIRHILGRRPTQAELAMYSIMWSEHCSYKSSKVHLRQFAEKAPPSDRLLAGIGENAGVVRVSDELAVTFKVESHNHPSFVEPYQGAATGVGGIVRDILAMGARPVAVMDPLRFGAADHPDTARVLPGVIAGVGGYGNCLGLPNIGGEVVFDPCYQGNPLVNALCLGVLPVDRLQNKAAAGPGNIVVLMGAKTGRDGIGGVSVLASATFDEGSEQRRPSVQVGDPFTEKLLIEACLELYDGELVVGIQDLGGAGLTCALTETAAAAGTGMRVWLERVPLREPSMEPQEILASESQERMLLVVAPDKLEAVLKTAEKWGVLATAIGEVTPPAPDGQPGRLLITWRDHVVVDVPPGSLVDDGPVYARPMREPADLILLQADRAETLPRPNNPEALRETVLRMVASPNLADKTWVTEQYDRYVLGNTVLAQPEDAGVIRIDERTGLGVALSVDGNGRYARLDPYNGTKLALAEAYRNVAVTGAKPIAVTNCLNFGSPEDPGVMWQFAEAVRGLADGCAELGIPVTGGNVSFYNQTGAAPIHPTPVVGVLGVLDNVADRVSMGFVPRPGGAHDQLFLLGETQLELSGSEWAWVTHEHLGGIPPQVDLARERQLAELLAEAARVGHLSSAHDLSDGGLAQTLVESCLRRGVGARIAVPERFGGGSMPFVYLFSESAGRVLVSVQRGHEKAFTALCAERGVPWEFIGVTDPAGGALEVHGQFRIGLDELREAHTATLPRLFGGPEAAQVEAEASQTETAIAAQPVGVEPTVEPSQDGPADEGRSEAAEQSISGAPEATATEPAEAGSDATAAGDPDQSAEPDQR encoded by the coding sequence ATGACCACCCATCCGGACCCGGCGGTACGGGAGACGCCGGCCGCCCCGCCGGAGCCCGGTGCGGCCACCGTGGTGCCGCAGGCCGGCCCGGTCGACGCCGTTCAGCACGCCGGCCCCGCCGACGACTGGGTCCTCGGCGTGGACACCGTGTCCCGGGCCGCCGGCACGGCGGAGGAGCTTCAGCCGTACGCCGAGCTGGGCCTCCGGGACGACGAGTACGACCGGATCCGGCACATCCTTGGCCGCCGGCCCACCCAGGCCGAGCTGGCCATGTACTCGATCATGTGGAGCGAGCACTGCTCCTACAAGTCCAGCAAGGTGCACCTGCGCCAGTTCGCCGAGAAGGCCCCGCCGAGCGACCGGCTGCTCGCCGGCATCGGTGAGAACGCCGGCGTGGTGCGGGTCTCCGACGAGCTGGCGGTGACCTTCAAGGTCGAGTCGCACAACCACCCGAGCTTCGTCGAGCCGTACCAGGGCGCGGCGACCGGCGTCGGCGGCATCGTCCGGGACATCCTCGCCATGGGCGCCCGTCCGGTCGCGGTGATGGACCCGCTGCGCTTCGGTGCGGCCGACCACCCGGACACCGCCCGGGTGCTCCCCGGCGTGATCGCCGGTGTCGGCGGGTACGGCAACTGCCTCGGCCTGCCGAACATCGGCGGCGAGGTCGTCTTCGACCCCTGCTACCAGGGCAACCCGCTGGTGAACGCGCTCTGCCTCGGCGTGCTCCCGGTGGACCGGCTGCAGAACAAGGCCGCCGCCGGTCCGGGCAACATCGTCGTGCTGATGGGCGCCAAGACCGGCCGGGACGGCATCGGCGGCGTGTCGGTGCTGGCCAGCGCCACCTTCGACGAGGGCAGCGAGCAGCGCCGCCCGTCGGTCCAGGTGGGCGATCCGTTCACCGAGAAGCTGCTGATCGAGGCCTGCCTGGAGCTGTACGACGGCGAACTGGTCGTCGGCATCCAGGACCTCGGCGGCGCGGGCCTCACCTGCGCGCTCACCGAGACCGCCGCCGCGGCGGGCACCGGCATGCGGGTCTGGCTGGAGCGGGTGCCGCTGCGCGAGCCGTCGATGGAGCCGCAGGAGATCCTGGCCAGCGAGTCCCAGGAGCGGATGCTGCTGGTCGTCGCCCCGGACAAGCTGGAGGCGGTGCTCAAGACCGCCGAGAAGTGGGGCGTGCTCGCCACCGCCATCGGCGAGGTCACCCCGCCGGCGCCGGACGGCCAGCCGGGCCGGCTGCTGATCACCTGGCGCGACCACGTGGTGGTCGACGTGCCGCCGGGCTCGCTGGTCGATGACGGGCCGGTCTACGCCCGTCCGATGCGCGAGCCGGCGGACCTGATCCTGCTCCAGGCCGACCGGGCCGAGACGCTGCCCCGGCCGAACAACCCGGAGGCGCTGCGGGAGACCGTGCTGCGCATGGTCGCGTCGCCGAACCTGGCCGACAAGACCTGGGTCACGGAGCAGTACGACCGGTACGTGCTGGGCAACACCGTGCTGGCCCAGCCGGAGGACGCCGGCGTGATCCGGATCGACGAGCGGACCGGCCTCGGCGTGGCCCTCTCCGTCGACGGCAACGGCCGGTACGCGCGCCTCGACCCGTATAACGGCACGAAGCTGGCGCTGGCCGAGGCGTACCGGAACGTGGCGGTGACCGGCGCGAAGCCGATCGCCGTGACCAACTGCCTGAACTTCGGCTCGCCGGAGGATCCCGGCGTGATGTGGCAGTTCGCCGAGGCGGTCCGCGGCCTGGCCGACGGGTGCGCCGAGCTCGGCATCCCGGTGACCGGCGGCAACGTCAGCTTCTACAACCAGACCGGCGCGGCGCCGATCCACCCGACCCCGGTGGTCGGCGTGCTCGGCGTGCTGGACAACGTTGCCGACCGGGTGTCGATGGGCTTCGTGCCGCGTCCCGGCGGCGCCCACGACCAGCTCTTCCTGCTCGGTGAGACGCAGCTGGAGCTCTCCGGCTCGGAGTGGGCCTGGGTGACCCACGAGCACCTGGGTGGCATCCCGCCGCAGGTGGACCTGGCCCGCGAACGGCAGCTCGCCGAGCTGCTGGCCGAGGCGGCCCGGGTCGGGCACCTCAGCTCCGCGCACGACCTCTCCGACGGTGGTCTCGCCCAAACGCTGGTCGAGTCCTGCCTGCGGCGTGGCGTCGGTGCCCGGATCGCCGTGCCGGAGCGCTTCGGCGGCGGGTCGATGCCGTTCGTCTACCTGTTCAGCGAGTCCGCCGGACGGGTGCTGGTATCGGTGCAGCGCGGGCACGAGAAGGCGTTCACCGCCCTCTGCGCCGAGCGCGGGGTGCCGTGGGAGTTCATCGGGGTCACCGACCCGGCGGGCGGTGCGCTGGAGGTGCACGGCCAGTTCCGGATCGGTCTCGACGAGCTGCGGGAGGCGCACACCGCGACCCTGCCCCGGCTCTTCGGCGGCCCGGAGGCGGCCCAGGTGGAGGCGGAGGCGTCCCAGACCGAGACCGCCATCGCCGCCCAGCCGGTGGGCGTCGAGCCGACGGTCGAACCGTCCCAGGACGGGCCGGCCGACGAGGGTCGGTCGGAGGCCGCGGAGCAGTCGATCAGCGGCGCCCCCGAAGCCACGGCGACCGAGCCCGCCGAGGCCGGCTCGGATGCGACGGCCGCCGGTGACCCGGACCAGTCCGCCGAGCCCGATCAGCGCTGA
- a CDS encoding DUF3073 domain-containing protein, producing MGRGRAKAKQTKVARELKYHSPNTDLAALQRELGGSGKSDRDFDDDYKEYVDDDDEDHADEDPDTWVRPTR from the coding sequence ATGGGGCGCGGCCGTGCTAAGGCCAAGCAGACAAAGGTGGCCCGGGAGTTGAAGTACCACTCCCCGAACACCGACCTCGCCGCCTTGCAGCGAGAACTCGGCGGCAGCGGCAAGTCGGACCGCGACTTCGACGACGACTACAAAGAGTATGTCGACGACGATGACGAGGACCACGCGGACGAGGACCCGGACACCTGGGTCCGTCCGACCCGCTGA
- the purM gene encoding phosphoribosylformylglycinamidine cyclo-ligase, protein MTHVSERSGAGNSPTGAGGDRQLWTAGTSRTTRKRSVSYADAGVSIQAGDRAVELLKSKVRQTRRPEVMGDLGGFAGLFRLDTKKYKNPILASSTDGVGTKLVIAQQLDIHDTVGIDLVAMVVDDLVACGAEPLFLLDYIATGEVVPDKVAEIGAGIADGCRYAGCALLGGETAEHPGVLRPDEYDISATGVGVVEESEILSSERVEVGDVVIAMRSSGLHSNGYSLVRHVLLGAGRMRLDVVIEDFGRQRTLGEELLTPTKIYAQDCLKLITEAEVRALAHVTGGGIPGNLVRILPEHVDAVVNRSTWKPQPVFDLIQSKGRIEDQEMEATFNMGVGMFAIVSAEDADRALATLTGRGVDAWQAGEIIEGSGNVQMIGHHTRG, encoded by the coding sequence GTGACCCACGTGTCCGAGCGCAGCGGCGCAGGAAACAGCCCGACGGGCGCCGGCGGCGACCGCCAGCTCTGGACGGCCGGCACCAGCCGCACCACGCGCAAACGCTCGGTCTCGTACGCGGACGCCGGTGTGTCGATCCAGGCGGGCGACCGTGCGGTCGAACTGCTGAAGTCCAAGGTGCGGCAGACCCGGCGGCCGGAGGTCATGGGCGACCTGGGCGGCTTCGCCGGCCTGTTCCGGCTGGACACGAAGAAGTACAAGAACCCGATCCTGGCCTCCTCCACCGACGGTGTGGGCACCAAGCTGGTCATCGCCCAGCAGCTCGACATCCACGACACGGTCGGCATCGACCTGGTCGCGATGGTCGTCGACGACCTGGTCGCCTGCGGCGCCGAGCCGCTCTTCCTGCTCGACTACATCGCCACCGGTGAGGTCGTGCCGGACAAGGTGGCCGAGATCGGCGCGGGCATCGCCGACGGCTGCCGGTACGCGGGCTGTGCCCTGCTCGGCGGTGAGACCGCCGAGCACCCGGGCGTGCTCCGGCCGGACGAGTACGACATCTCCGCCACCGGCGTCGGCGTCGTGGAGGAGAGCGAGATCCTCAGCTCGGAGCGGGTCGAGGTGGGCGACGTGGTGATCGCGATGCGCTCCTCGGGTCTGCACTCCAACGGCTACTCACTCGTCCGGCACGTGCTGCTCGGCGCTGGCCGGATGCGGCTGGACGTGGTGATCGAGGACTTCGGTCGGCAGCGGACCCTCGGCGAGGAGCTGCTCACCCCGACCAAGATCTACGCGCAGGACTGCCTCAAGCTGATCACCGAGGCCGAGGTGCGGGCGCTGGCCCACGTCACCGGGGGCGGCATCCCCGGCAACCTGGTCCGGATCCTGCCGGAGCACGTCGATGCGGTCGTCAACCGCTCCACCTGGAAGCCGCAGCCCGTCTTCGACCTGATCCAGTCCAAGGGGCGGATCGAGGACCAGGAGATGGAGGCGACCTTCAACATGGGCGTCGGCATGTTCGCGATCGTCTCGGCCGAGGACGCCGACCGCGCGCTGGCCACCCTGACCGGCCGGGGCGTGGACGCCTGGCAGGCCGGCGAGATCATCGAGGGCTCCGGCAACGTGCAGATGATCGGCCACCACACCCGGGGATGA
- the amcA gene encoding multiple cyclophane-containing RiPP AmcA, giving the protein MPETTSHRQPERVGEAASDPVGDRVREAAVGLTALLHEAEAARRLRAEVAGGDGASAVCAWNHFENIPTFYNWNNRPR; this is encoded by the coding sequence ATGCCCGAGACCACCAGTCACCGGCAGCCTGAGCGCGTCGGGGAAGCCGCCTCGGATCCGGTCGGTGACCGGGTGCGGGAAGCCGCCGTGGGGTTGACCGCCCTGCTTCACGAGGCGGAGGCGGCGCGCCGACTGCGGGCGGAGGTGGCGGGCGGCGATGGTGCCAGTGCGGTCTGCGCCTGGAACCACTTCGAGAACATCCCGACGTTCTACAACTGGAACAATCGGCCCCGTTGA
- a CDS encoding sterol carrier family protein: protein MAAALTALDEGRTPERPVFREAVRTLLAVLAERAPGRSVEVRVPPYGAVQCVAGPRHTRGTPPNVVEMDPETWLALATGRLGWAEAITEGRVRVSGIRADLSAHLPL, encoded by the coding sequence GTGGCGGCGGCGTTGACGGCGCTCGACGAGGGGCGTACGCCCGAACGGCCGGTGTTCCGTGAGGCGGTCCGTACTCTCTTGGCCGTCCTCGCGGAGCGCGCCCCCGGCCGATCGGTGGAGGTGCGTGTCCCACCCTACGGTGCGGTGCAGTGCGTAGCCGGTCCGCGACACACCCGCGGTACGCCCCCGAACGTGGTGGAAATGGACCCCGAGACCTGGCTCGCGCTGGCCACCGGTCGCCTCGGCTGGGCGGAGGCCATCACCGAGGGTCGCGTACGGGTCAGCGGAATCCGGGCGGATCTCTCCGCGCACCTCCCGCTCTAG
- the purF gene encoding amidophosphoribosyltransferase — protein MPRGDGRLSHDLDPQRPGPQDACGVFGVWAPGEEVANLTYFGLYALQHRGQEAAGIAVSDGSGVVVYKDLGLVAQVFDEPTLASLRGHVAIGHTRYSTTGGSTWENAQPTIRSSSSGTTIALAHNGNLVNTADLQREVAERGMDSDGSTNDTSLVTMLLASRPDLSVEAAALEVLPQLRGAFSFVFMDESTLYAARDPHGVRPLVLGRLERGWVVASETAALDIVGASVVREVEPGELLAIDEDGLRSSRFAAPEPKGCLFEYVYIARPDATVAGRNVHAARVQIGRQLAKEHPVEADLVIPVPESGTPAAIGYAEASGITYGAGLMKNPYVGRTFIQPSQTLRQLGIRLKLNPLRENVRGKRLVVVDDSIVRGNTQRAIVRMLREAGALEVHVRISSPPVSWPCFYGIDFATRAELLANGLDNEGIRRSIGADTLGYVSLPGLIAATEQPKTRLCRACFDGEYPIELPAGNLIGKHVLEGLGRRVATGAPDATGHTTAPLVATPGGVATHRP, from the coding sequence GTGCCCCGAGGCGATGGCCGGCTGAGCCACGACCTTGACCCCCAGCGACCCGGCCCCCAGGACGCCTGCGGCGTCTTCGGCGTCTGGGCGCCCGGGGAGGAGGTGGCCAACCTCACGTACTTCGGGCTCTACGCCCTCCAGCACCGCGGCCAGGAGGCGGCCGGCATCGCGGTGAGCGACGGCTCGGGCGTGGTGGTCTACAAGGACCTCGGCCTGGTCGCCCAGGTCTTCGACGAGCCGACCCTGGCCAGCCTGCGCGGGCACGTCGCGATCGGGCACACGCGCTACTCCACGACCGGCGGCTCGACCTGGGAGAACGCCCAGCCGACCATCCGGTCGTCCAGTTCCGGCACGACCATCGCCCTGGCCCACAACGGCAACCTGGTCAACACCGCCGATCTTCAGCGCGAGGTGGCCGAGCGCGGGATGGACTCCGACGGCTCGACCAACGACACCTCGCTGGTCACCATGCTGCTGGCCAGCCGGCCGGATCTCTCGGTCGAGGCGGCCGCCCTGGAGGTACTGCCCCAGCTGCGCGGGGCGTTCAGCTTCGTCTTCATGGACGAGTCGACGCTCTACGCGGCCCGGGACCCGCACGGCGTACGTCCCCTGGTGCTCGGCCGGCTGGAGCGCGGCTGGGTGGTCGCCAGCGAGACGGCGGCGCTGGACATCGTCGGCGCCAGCGTGGTCCGCGAGGTCGAGCCGGGCGAGCTGCTTGCGATCGACGAGGACGGCCTGCGTTCCAGCCGGTTCGCCGCGCCGGAGCCCAAGGGCTGCCTCTTCGAGTACGTCTACATCGCCCGCCCGGACGCCACCGTCGCCGGACGGAACGTGCACGCCGCGCGGGTGCAGATCGGCCGGCAGTTGGCCAAGGAGCACCCGGTCGAGGCCGACCTGGTCATCCCGGTGCCGGAGTCCGGCACCCCGGCCGCGATCGGGTACGCCGAGGCCTCCGGCATCACCTACGGCGCCGGCCTGATGAAGAACCCGTATGTCGGGCGGACGTTCATCCAGCCGTCACAGACACTGCGCCAGCTCGGCATCCGGCTCAAGCTCAACCCGCTGCGGGAGAACGTGCGGGGGAAGCGGCTGGTCGTGGTCGACGACTCGATCGTGCGCGGCAACACCCAGCGGGCGATCGTCCGGATGCTGCGCGAGGCCGGGGCGCTGGAGGTGCACGTCCGGATCTCCTCGCCGCCGGTCAGCTGGCCGTGCTTCTACGGCATCGACTTCGCCACCCGCGCCGAGCTGCTGGCCAACGGGCTGGACAACGAGGGCATCCGGCGCTCCATCGGCGCCGACACGCTGGGCTACGTCTCGCTCCCCGGTCTCATCGCCGCGACGGAGCAGCCGAAGACCCGGCTCTGCCGGGCGTGCTTCGATGGGGAGTACCCGATCGAGCTGCCGGCGGGGAACCTGATCGGCAAGCACGTGCTCGAGGGATTGGGACGGCGGGTCGCCACCGGCGCGCCCGACGCCACCGGGCACACCACCGCTCCGCTCGTCGCCACTCCGGGCGGCGTCGCCACACACCGCCCATAG
- the amcB gene encoding cyclophane-forming radical SAM peptide maturase AmcB has protein sequence MRGIATVPSYVVMQPTTLCNLDCAYCYLPMRAADRRMPVSVAEAVAASVNPWAAAGRFSVVWHGGEPLAAGREHLAALLAPFGPEVEHHIQTNATLIDDAWCEFFAKHRIRVSVSVDGPRERNAERVTRGGRPAYDRILAGVAALRRHGLPFSALAVVSRPVPGLAAELYEYFLDLGCDVLGVNIEETEGVNTRGNAHDAAAVTAFWAELVAAWRRDPRIHVREVEWSLRYAGAVLDGTADDLLPRRLDPIPTVGHDGSVIVLSPELAGFTDPRYGDFSSGNVLATPLAEILTEAGRTPWVREFLVGVEACRSSCPYFGFCGGGHAANRYFEQGRFDGTETEHCRNSKIRLLEGVLEHARDHQSPAA, from the coding sequence ATGCGCGGGATCGCGACCGTTCCCTCGTACGTGGTGATGCAGCCGACCACCCTCTGCAACCTCGACTGCGCCTACTGCTACCTGCCGATGCGAGCGGCCGATCGGCGGATGCCGGTGTCGGTCGCCGAGGCGGTGGCGGCGTCGGTCAACCCGTGGGCGGCGGCGGGTCGCTTCTCCGTCGTCTGGCACGGCGGGGAGCCCCTCGCGGCCGGTCGGGAGCACCTGGCCGCGCTGCTGGCGCCGTTCGGGCCGGAGGTGGAGCACCACATCCAGACCAACGCCACGCTGATCGACGACGCCTGGTGCGAGTTCTTCGCAAAGCACCGGATCCGGGTGAGCGTCAGCGTGGACGGGCCGCGGGAGCGCAACGCCGAGCGGGTCACCCGGGGCGGCCGGCCGGCGTACGACCGGATCCTGGCCGGGGTGGCGGCGCTGCGCCGGCACGGGCTGCCCTTCTCGGCGCTCGCCGTGGTCTCCCGGCCCGTCCCGGGCCTGGCTGCCGAGCTGTACGAGTACTTCCTCGACCTCGGCTGCGACGTGCTCGGCGTCAACATCGAGGAGACCGAGGGGGTCAACACCCGCGGCAACGCCCACGACGCCGCCGCGGTGACGGCGTTCTGGGCGGAGCTGGTCGCCGCCTGGCGTCGGGATCCCCGGATCCACGTGCGGGAGGTGGAGTGGTCGCTGCGGTACGCGGGGGCGGTCCTGGACGGTACGGCGGACGACCTGCTGCCCCGCCGCCTCGACCCGATCCCGACCGTGGGCCACGACGGCTCGGTGATCGTGCTCTCCCCGGAGCTGGCGGGCTTCACCGATCCCCGGTACGGCGACTTCAGCAGCGGCAACGTGCTGGCGACCCCGTTGGCTGAGATCCTGACCGAAGCCGGCCGAACGCCCTGGGTGAGGGAGTTCCTCGTCGGGGTGGAGGCGTGCCGGTCGTCCTGCCCCTACTTCGGTTTCTGCGGCGGCGGCCACGCGGCCAACCGCTACTTCGAGCAGGGGCGTTTTGACGGTACGGAGACCGAGCACTGCCGCAACAGCAAGATCCGCCTACTGGAGGGAGTGTTGGAGCATGCCCGAGACCACCAGTCACCGGCAGCCTGA
- a CDS encoding 2-phosphosulfolactate phosphatase produces MAAAVYAQPGSGARFDWGLTGAAELGRVCAALVVVDVLSFTTAVEVAVSRGMRVHPFPWGEQAAEYARRVGAVAAVGRRRMTPEHPWSLSPAALRTAPVVADLVLPSPNGSAISAAASATGLPVVAACLRNARAVGRWLRREGYGSTDAPVGVVAAGERWPDGSLRPSVEDQLGAASVLDALSGVPGGLSVEAAMTLAALASTPDVPAAIRGCVSGRELIESGFAVDVEVAVQVDVSDVVPVLRQGVFSAA; encoded by the coding sequence TTGGCCGCGGCCGTCTACGCCCAACCCGGATCCGGCGCCCGGTTCGACTGGGGGCTGACCGGGGCGGCCGAACTCGGCCGGGTCTGTGCCGCGCTCGTGGTGGTGGACGTCCTCTCGTTCACCACCGCCGTCGAGGTGGCGGTCAGCCGCGGCATGCGGGTGCACCCGTTTCCCTGGGGCGAGCAGGCGGCGGAGTACGCCCGTCGGGTGGGCGCGGTGGCCGCGGTGGGCCGCCGGCGGATGACCCCGGAGCATCCGTGGTCGCTCTCCCCGGCGGCGTTGCGCACCGCGCCGGTCGTCGCCGACCTGGTGCTCCCCTCGCCGAACGGCTCGGCGATCAGCGCCGCCGCCAGCGCCACCGGGCTGCCGGTGGTCGCGGCGTGCCTGCGCAACGCCCGCGCCGTCGGGCGGTGGCTGCGCCGCGAGGGGTACGGCTCCACCGACGCCCCGGTGGGCGTGGTCGCCGCCGGCGAGCGCTGGCCGGACGGCTCGCTGCGCCCGTCGGTGGAGGACCAGCTCGGGGCGGCCAGCGTGCTGGACGCCCTCTCCGGCGTGCCGGGCGGGCTGTCGGTGGAGGCGGCGATGACGTTGGCCGCGTTGGCCAGCACGCCTGACGTACCGGCGGCCATTCGCGGGTGCGTCTCCGGCCGGGAGCTCATCGAGAGTGGCTTCGCCGTCGACGTGGAGGTCGCGGTCCAGGTCGACGTCTCGGACGTGGTGCCGGTGCTGCGACAGGGCGTCTTCTCCGCTGCCTGA